Proteins encoded together in one Miscanthus floridulus cultivar M001 chromosome 16, ASM1932011v1, whole genome shotgun sequence window:
- the LOC136510160 gene encoding disease resistance protein PIK6-NP-like: protein MPDFLVSAVTGALSPVLDKLGALLSDEYKRFKGVRGEVEFLIRELEAMHAFLLKKSEEENPDAQDKAWMKEVRELSYDIEDSLDDFRVRVDDDSAKPDGFIDKCKKLLQLDKTKARRRIATEFEKLKGQVKEVSERNARYWQISNTVMNTSNNIVDRRALAIFEDASRLVGIDQPKQEIISFLKKEDGGISSQQPKIGCVRLGPGRAPTWTLFT from the coding sequence ATGCCGGACTTCCTGGTGAGCGCAGTGACGGGGGCCTTGAGCCCCGTCCTGGACAAGCTTGGCGCTTTGCTCAGCGATGAGTACAAGCGTTTCAAAGGCGTGCGTGGTGAGGTCGAGTTCCTCATTCGGGAACTGGAAGCCATGCACGCCTTCCTTCTCAAGAAGTCGGAAGAGGAGAATCCTGATGCGCAAGACAAGGCGTGGATGAAGGAGGTGCGAGAGCTCTCCTACGACATCGAGGACAGCCTCGATGACTTCAGAGTCCGTGTTGACGACGACTCGGCGAAACCAGATGGCTTCATCGACAAATGCAAGAAGCTACTCCAATTGGACAAGACCAAGGCCCGCCGTCGGATTGCCACGGAGTTTGAAAAGCTGAAAGGCCAAGTCAAGGAGGTGAGTGAAAGGAATGCAAGATACTGGCAGATCAGCAATACTGTCATGAACACAAGCAACAACATCGTGGATCGAAGAGCTCTTGCCATATTTGAGGATGCTTCAAGGCTCGTGGGTATCGATCAACCAAAACAAGAGATAATTTCATTTCTGAAGAAGGAAGATGGTGGTATTTCATCACAACAACCGAAGATAGGCTGCGTTCGGCTGGGGCCGGGGCGCGCACCCACATGGACACTGTTCACATGA